A single window of Neurospora crassa OR74A linkage group VII, whole genome shotgun sequence DNA harbors:
- a CDS encoding high affinity glucose transporter, which yields MYKIGNIYFIAAVAVIGGALFGFDISSMSAIISTQPYLCQFNQLGHNEKGLCLGPTNDVQGGITAAMPGGSWLGALCSGFVSDTFGRKRSIQIGSVIWIIGSVIVCASVNIPMLVVGRIINGFSVGICSAQVPVYISEIALPSKRGRLVGFQQWAITWGILIMFFICYGCSFMKGTAAFRVPWGLQAIPAALLFLGLVFLPESPRWLCKKDRWDEAKDVLTLVHGKGNPNSPWVHREMQEIREMVEFERANADVSYFELFKPNMINRTSIGVFTQIWSQLTGMNVMMYYITYVFTMAGLADGSENAVLLPSGIQFVINVVMTIPALLWMDRWGRRPTLLVGAFFMCLWLCVNAGLFAVYSRPARPGEFTSPAESMAITGAPAKAVIASTYLFVASFAPTWGPVSWTYPPELYPLRLRGKAVALCTSANWAFNFALAYFVPPAFANITWKTYVIFATFCAAMFIHVFFMFPETANKPLEEVEEIFDDTKPGAIKYIGTPAWKTRNTRNLTLKQEHNDTLSSEEKIGLEEHAHKETTGR from the exons ATGTACAAAATCGGCAACATCTACTtcatcgccgccgtcgccgtcatcG GCGGCGCGCTATTTGGCTTCGATATTTCTTCCATGTCAGCTATCATCTCGACTCAGCCGTACCTCTGCCAGTTCAACCAGCTCGGCCACAACGAAAAGGGCTTGTGCCTCGGTCCTACCAACGATGTTCAGGGTGGTATCACAGCCGCCATGCCTGGTGGTTCGTGGCTCGGCGCTCTCTGCTCTGGTTTTGTCTCCGATACTTTCGGCCGCAAACGCTCCATTCAGATAGGTTCCGTGATTTG GATTATTGGTTCCGTCATCGTCTGCGCGTCTGTCAACATTCCTATGTTGGTTGTCGGTCGCATCATCAACGGATTTTCGGTCGGAATATGCTCTGCCCAAGTCCCTGTCTACATTTCCGAGATCGCCCTTCCATCGAAGCGCGGTCGCCTTGTCGGTTTCCAGCAATGGGCTATCACCTGGGGCATTCTGATCATGTTCTTTATCTGCTATGGCTGCTCGTTCATGAAGGGAACGGCCGCCTTCAGAGTTCCTTGGGGTCTTCAGGCCATCCCTGccgccctcctctttctcggcCTTGTCTTCCTCCCCGAGTCGCCCCGCTGGCTTTGCAAGAAGGACAGATGGGACGAGGCAAAGGATGTGCTTACCTTGGTTCACGGAAAAGGAAATCCCAACTCCCCGTGGGTGCACCGTGAGATGCAAGAGATTCGCGAGATGGTCGAGTTCGAGCGCGCCAATGCTGATGTCAGCTACTTCGAACTGTTCAAGCCCAACATGATCAACCGGACCTCGATTGGCGTTTTTACTCAGATATGGTCTCAGTTGACCGGTATGAATGTGATG ATGTACTACATAACCTACGTCTTCACAATGGCCGGTCTTGCCGATGGAAGCGAGAATGCTGTCCTTCTCCCTAGCGGTATCCAGTTCGTCATTAACGTCGTCATGACGATACCGGCTCTTCTTTGGATGGATCGCTGGGGTCGCCGTCCGACCCTGCTGGTTGGTGCATTCTTCATGTGCCTCTGGCTCTGTGTCAATGCCGGCTTGTTTGCTGTTTATTCACGACCTGCCCGCCCTGGCGAGTTCACTTCCCCGGCCGAGTCCATGGCTATCACTGGCGCTCCAGCCAAAGCCGTCATTGCTTCAACTTATCTCTTTGTCGCATCTTTCGCACCCACTTGGGGTCCTGTTTCGTGGACCTATCCCCCGGAGCTTTACCCGCTTCGTCTCCGCGGAAAAGCCGTTGCCCTCTGCACTTCAGCCAACTGGGCTTTCAACTTTGCCCTTGCCTACTTCGTTCCTCCTGCTTTTGCTAACATTACCTGGAAAACCTACGTCATCTTCGCTACGTTCTGCGCGGCCATGTTCATCCACGTCTTTTTCATGTTCCCCGAGACCGCCAACAAGCCTCTTGAGGAAGTCGAGGAGATCTTTGACGATACCAAGCCTGGAG CCATCAAGTACATCGGCACCCCCGCTTGGAAGACAAGAAACACTCGCAATCTTACGCTCAAGCAGGAGCACAACGATACTCTCTCGTCGGAGGAGAAGATTGGCTTGGAGGAGCACGCTCACAAGGAAACCACCGGCAGATGA
- a CDS encoding phosphodiesterase/alkaline phosphatase D: MKQTTGILLFATAASAFYAGNINYLSPSLRHPSLGISIPKVAARTYESLPWKPEQLNFTHGVASGDPYDDSVILWTRAAPTMDNDHSNTTVSGTTGLFSHETEEFVFFSKSKVCVDWKIATDEKFEKVADEGRVWTSSDIDFTVKVEAKKLCPFTTYYYQFNICDSYNNSPVGRTKTLPARGKKVPSGIKLAVYSCSNYPQGFFNVFGNTVRKDSVDFIVFLGDYIYEFQNGQYGWGDALGRIPQPDRVTYTLYDYRRRIATYRTDLDLVANHMKFPWIQVWDDHEVADNTWRDGSSFLQNNEDSFISDGGVSTDSRKANAVRAYFEWMPIRQVDMDDGLRIWRNFEFGDLFDLIMLDTRQYDRSITNIYTNTGYIKDISDDTSRSLMGPRQEAWFYRTLKESSQRGTKWRLIGNQIIFSQLLVSKDRNLPYDYDAWDGYVANRNRTLATLYENSITNNIMLAGDSHASWASDLVWLDKPIELGEYDPITGRGAIGVEFAVSAVSSPSPLGQNVTMEETETYTSLLTNFNKELQWTDLYYRGYTELCVGYEGVTARFYGAPDIRTRNGFEVSLANFTVKDGENRLQRYGEEMVASVDGKVEFGSLQRGKTVTANLTYDTEEKRWFVFGE, translated from the exons ATGAAGCAGACAACAGGCATTCTGTTGTTCGCTACGGCAGCTTCGGCTTTCTACGCGGGCAATATCAACTACTTGTCGCCATCCCTCCGTCACCCATCCCTGGGTATTTCAATTCCCAAGGTCGCGGCAAGGACGTATGAAAGCTTACCATGGAAGCCTGAGCAGCTCAACTTTACACACGGCGTTGCTTCAGGAGATCCGTACGATGACAGCGTCATTCTTTGGACACGGGCGGCACCAACGATGGACAATGACCACTCTAATACCACCGTCAGCGGAACCACTGGGCTGTTCAGCCATGAGACAGAAGAATTTGTGTTCTTCAGCAAGTCCAAAGTGTGTGTTGACTGGAAGATTGCCACGGATGAAAAGTTTGAGAAAGTAGCCGATGAAGGACGTGTGTGGACAAGTTCGGACATTGACTTTACTGTCAAG GTCGAGGCGAAGAAACTCTGCCCGTTCACTACGTACTACTATCAGTTTAATATTTGCGATTCCTACAATAACTCGCCGGTCGGACGGACTAAGACACTCCCAGCAAGGGGCAAGAAAGTTCCTTCTGGTATCAAACTTGCCGTGTACTCGTGCAGCAACTATC CCCAGGGCTTCTTCAACGTGTTTGGAAACACGGTGAGGAAGGATTCGGTCGACTTTATTGTCTTTTTGGGTGACTACATCTACGAATTCCAGAACGGACAGTATGGCTGGGGTGATGCTCTTGGTCGCATCCCGCAGCCCGACCGGGTAACATATAC CTTGTATGATTACCGAAGGAGAATTGCGACGTACCGTACCGACTTGGACCTGGTTGCCAACCACATGAAGTTTCCTTGGATTCAGGTGTGGGATGATCACGAG GTGGCGGACAATACGTGGCGTGATGGAAGCTCCTTTCTGCAGAACAACGAGGACTCGTTTATCAGTGACGGCGGTGTGTCGACAGATAGCCGCAAGGCAAACGCCGTTCGGGCTTACTTTGAATGGATGCCCATCCGTCAGGTAGACATGGATGATGGCCTGCGCATCTGGAGAAATTTCGAATTCGGCGACCTCTTCGACCTCATCATGTTGGACACGCGGCAATATGACCggtccatcaccaacataTACACT AACACAGGATACATCAAAGACATCTCCGACGACACCTCCCGCTCTCTCATGGGTCCCCGACAAGAAGCCTGGTTCTACCGCACGCTCAAAGAATCCTCCCAGCGCGGCACCAAGTGGCGACTCATCGGCAACCAAATCATCTTCAGCCAGCTGCTCGTCAGCAAGGACAGGAACCTGCCCTACGACTACGACGCCTGGGACGGCTACGTGGCCAACCGCAACCGCACCTTGGCTACGCTCTACGAGAACAGCATTACCAACAACATTATGCTAGCAGGCGACTCGCACGCGTCATGGGCATCTGATCTCGTGTGGCTCGACAAGCCAATTGAACTAGGGGAATACGACCCCATCACGGGCCGCGGGGCAATCGGCGTTGAGTTCGCCGTCAGCGCGGTCTCGAGCCCTAGTCCGCTGGGACAGAATGTCACgatggaggagacggagacgtACACGAGTCTGTTGACGAACTTTAACAAGGAACTGCAGTGGACGGATCTGTATTATAGGGGGTACACTGAGTTGTGTGTCGGGTATGAAGGGGTGACTGCTCGGTTCTACGGGGCGCCGGATATCAGGACGAGGAACGGGTTTGAGGTGTCTTTGGCGAACTTCACGGTCAAGGATGGGGAGAATAGACTGCAGAGATATGGAGAGGAGATGGTGGCGAGCGTGGATGGGAAGGTGGAGTTTGGAAGTTTGCAGAGGGGGAAGACGGTGACGGCTAATTTGACGTATGAtacggaggagaagaggtggTTTGTGTTTGGGGAGTAG
- a CDS encoding dual specificity phosphatase — translation MALNRINGREDLFVGGIFGVNRARLIEENKITHILSVINYTLPADPAFRNVQHLSIDIDDVEEADILVHFPKMVRFIERGLYGDEAASIAFGGDNAPVVVPTPASASAKINGDDETAHDADAITAAPPITTTTITSQQQQTKPGAVLVHCAMGKSRSVSAIVAYLLWKHPHRFGRSDPSTPARRAVTQAINWVRQTRPIAEPNDGFMEQLELWWTMGCPLESGDDAVENHPAYQRWLYKREVEDATRIGRVPDWIRFEDEEAAKLASENNNKEAEAGGGAASLSLRCKKCRRTLATKPFIVPHHQGKGNKERDCGHYFVEALSWMRPTLEQGELEGRLTCPNQKCLASVGRYTWQGFRCSCGDWIAPAFSLQKSKVDEATSAPHPGGAGRGPGGGGGGAAAVAARMAALGIRMPPGGLAGQRGAGEGAGAAGGPKENL, via the exons ATGGCGCTAAATCGCATCAATGGGCGCGAAGACCTCTTCGTAGGAGG CATCTTCGGTGTCAACCGCGCCCGCTTAATCGAAGAAAACAAGATCACGCACATCCTATCTGTCATCAACTACACCCTCCCTGCCGACCCCGCGTTTCGCAATGTCCAACATCTTAGCATCGACATTGACGACGTGGAGGAGGCCGATATTTTGGTTCACTTCCCCAAGATGGTCCGCTTTATCGAGCGCGGGTTGTACGGTGACGAAGCAGCTTCGATAGCATTCGGAGGGGATAATGCGCCAGTAGTAGTACCTACACCCGCGAGCGCGAGTGCAAAGAtcaacggcgacgacgagacaGCGCACGACGCCGATGCCATAACCGCCGCGccacccatcaccaccaccaccataacatcacaacaacaacaaacaaaaccCGGCGCCGTCCTAGTCCACTGCGCCATGGGCAAATCTCGCTCCGTCTCCGCCATCGTCGCCTACCTCCTCTGGAAACACCCGCACCGCTTCGGGCGGTCCGACCCTTCTACGCCCGCGCGCCGCGCCGTCACGCAGGCCATCAACTGGGTACGACAGACCCGACCCATTGCCGAGCCCAACGACGGGTTCATGGAGCAGCTAGAGCTATGGTGGACCATGGGCTGTCCCCTCGAGTCAGGAGACGACGCGGTCGAGAACCACCCTGCCTACCAGCGGTGGCTGTACAAGCGCGAGGTGGAGGACGCGACAAGGATTGGCCGGGTGCCAGACTGGATCCGGttcgaggatgaggaggcagCTAAGCTTGCTTCtgagaacaacaacaaagaggcggaggcgggtggtggtgcggcGTCGCTAAGTCTAAGATGCAAAAAGTGTCGAAGAACACTGGCGACGAAGCCGTTTATTGTCCCGCACCACCAGGGGAAAGGAAACAAAGAAAGGGACTGCGGACATTACTTTGTCGAGGCCCTGTCGTGGATGCGCCCGACGCTGGAGCAGGGCGAGCTGGAGGGCAGACTAACGTGTCCGAACCAAAAGTGTCTGGCGTCCGTGGGGAGGTACACATGGCAAGGGTTTAGATGTAGCTGTGGCGACTGGATCGCGCCGGCGTTCTCGCTGCAGAAGAGCAAAGTGGATGAGGCGACGTCGGCGCCGCATCCAGGTGGTGCCGGTAGGGGgcctggcggcggcggtggtggggcAGCTGCCGtggcggcgaggatggcgGCGTTGGGGATTAGGATGCCGCCTGGTGGTCTGGCTGGACAAAGAGGAGCTGGGGAGGGCGCGGGGGCGGCAGGTGGACCTAAGGAGAACCTATGA
- a CDS encoding histone chaperone RTT106 — MAAKLDSQLLGLVFQSRPDILKGIQEAADSPARIDLFNNIASFVYERIADNTSEEPATKRRRVEAQTSGPNGAAHPIAGSQAAVLGADAAAAEPVLLEIKDISVSVPQRKKYDLCFTKNFLYARASGSPVPVQGIVYPWKDIEHAFYLPVPDKSQVQHNYVLLPRNSYLPTTKSQQSADQQTQQQTSAPLEPLVFTIPSTAPKPGTITGPSAAAAAPVSDSYATLFHWALTTSLHAAGNHACELVSSDPKVFHSVARQAYRPQEKAVHVKAFRGSKDGFLFFLPTGILWGFKKPLLFLPLDKIVAISYTSVLQRTFNIVVELEGGGEGSEEGGQEIEFSMLDQEDYAGIDQSYVRRHGLADRSMAEQRKAKKQLAENAKKAAANGEEGEGGEGGEAGDGLTELERAQKEEEQRLQDEEDEEEEDYDPGSEGESEGSGSSSEEEEEEEDGEGEGDEDDDEDMGEGLEGEE; from the exons ATGGCAGCCAAGCTCGATTCCCAGCTGCTGGGACTCGTGTTCCAAAGCCGACCCGACATTTTGAAGGGCATTCAAGAAGCTGCTG ACTCTCCCGCGCGCATCGATCTTTTCAACAACATCGCATCTTTTGTGTACGAAAGGATAGCGGACAACACATCCGAAGAACCAGCCACCAAGAGGAGACGTGTCGAAGCACAAACAAGCGGTCCCAATGGCGCAGCTCACCCGATTGCGGGCTCACAAGCAGCAGTGCTCGGTGCagacgccgccgccgccgagccGGTACTCCTAGAGATCAAGGACATTTCCGTCTCTGTACCCCAGCGCAAGAAGTACGACTTGTGCTTTACCAAGAACTTTCTCTACGCTCGCGCTTCAGGCTCTCCGGTGCCTGTACAAGGCATCGTGTACCCATGGAAAGACATTG AACACGCCTTCTATCTCCCCGTACCCGACAAATCCCAAGTCCAACACAACTACGTGCTCCTCCCGCGCAACAGCTACCTACCGACAACCAAGTCCCAACAATCCGCCGACCAGCAgacccaacaacaaaccaGTGCGCCGCTCGAGCCACTCGTGTTTACCATCCCCTCCACCGCGCCCAAGCCAGGCACCATCACTGGTccgtccgccgccgccgccgcccccgtcTCCGACAGCTACGCGACACTTTTCCATTGGGCTCTGACAACCTCTTTGCACGCGGCGGGCAACCACGCGTGTGAGCTCGTGTCCTCCGACCCCAAAGTGTTCCACTCGGTGGCGCGCCAGGCGTACCGCCCACAGGAGAAGGCGGTGCACGTCAAGGCGTTCCGCGGCAGCAAGGATGGGTTTCTGTTCTTTTTGCCGACGGGCATCCTGTGGGGGTTCAAGAAACCGTTGCTCTTCTTGCCGCTGGACAAGATTGTGGCGATTAGTTATACGAGCGTGTTGCAAAGGACGTTTAACATAGTGGTGGAgctggaaggaggaggagaagggagtgAAGAGGGAGGGCAGGAGATTGAGTTCAGCATGCTGGACCAGGAGGATTATGCAGGGATCGATCAGAGTTATGTGAGGAGACATGGGCTGGCGGATCGTAGCATGGCGGAACAGAGGAAGGCGAAGAAGCAGCTGGCGGAGAATGCAAAGAAGGCTGCGGCCAatggcgaagaaggcgagggaggtgagggtggtgaggcTGGTGATGGGTTGACGGAGCTGGAGAGGGcgcagaaggaagaggagcagaGGTTacaggatgaggaagatgaggaggaggaggattatgATCCGGGTAGTGAAGGGGAGAGTGAAGGCTCAGGGTCGAgttccgaggaggaggaggaggaggaggatggcgaaggagagggtgatgaggatgacgatgaggatatGGGCGAGGGATTAGAGGGTGAAGAATAA
- the arg-10 gene encoding argininosuccinate lyase, with protein sequence MSGQAKPTENMLWGGRFTGGLDPLMVQYNESIHFDRALFAQDITGSIAFARANAKAGIITQDEFNKLEQGLLAVKKEWEDGTFKIVPGVDEDIHTANERRLGEIIGKDVAGKLHTGRSRNEQVATDMRMWLRDELRKIEKHLQDFLNVTAARAEQEIDVIMPGYTHLQRAQPVRWSHWMLSYGFAFASDLERLREVIKRVNRSALGCGALAGNPFGIDREMMSKELGFDGLLWNSMGAVADRDFVAETLQWGSMLMQHISRWSEDLIIYSTSEFGFVRLADAYSTGSSLMPQKKNPDSLELLRGKAGRAFGHMAGFMMTQKGIPSTYNKDLQESWEPMLDHVKTVSDSIQIANGVLATLSIQPEKMKESLDPFMLATDLADYLVRKGVPFRETHHISGRCVALSEQTGIPMDKLSYEQLKGIDARFEEDISKVFDYEKSVEMRSAKGGTSKACVQEQIQVLKSMIA encoded by the exons ATGAGTGGACAGGCCAAGCCCACCGAGAACATGCTCTGGGGAGGTCGCTTTACCG GCGGCCTCGACCCCCTCATGGTCCAGTACAACGAATCCATCCACTTCGACCGTGCCCTCTTCGCCCAGGACATCACCGGCAGCATTGCCTTTGCGCGTGCCAACGCCAAGGCCGGCATCATCACACAGGACGAATTCAACAAGCTAGAGCAGGGTCTCCTGGCTGTCAAGAAGGAGTGGGAGGACGGTACCTTCAAGATTGTCCCCGGTGTCGACGAGGATATCCACACTGCCAATGAGCGTCGTCTCGGCGAGATCATCGGAAAGGATGTTGCTGGCAAGCTTCACACCGGCCGCTCTCGTAACGAACAGGTTGCTACCGATATGCGCATGTGGCTCCGCGACGAGCTTCGCAAGATCGAGAAGCACCTTCAGGACTTCCTCAATGTCACTGCTGCCCGCGCCGAGCAGGAGATTGATGTCATCATGCCCGGATACACCCACTTGCAGCGCGCTCAGCCCGTCCGCTGGAGTCACTGGATGCTCTCCTACGGCTTCGCTTTTGCTAGCGACCTCGAGCGTCTGCGCGAGGTTATCAAGCGCGTCAACCGCAGTGCTCTTGGTTGCGGTGCGCTCGCCGGTAACCCCTTCGGCATTGATCGTGAGATGATGTCCAAGGAGCTTGGCTTCGATGGCCTCCTCTGGAACTCCATGGGCGCTGTCGCCGACCGTGACTTTGTTGCCGAGACCCTCCAGTGGGGTTCCATGTTGATGCAGCACATCTCTCGCTGGTCCGAGGATCTCATCATCTACTCTACTAGCGAATTCGGCTTCGTCAGGCTGGCGGATGCCTACTCCACCGGCAGCTCCCTCATGccccagaagaagaaccccGACAGTCTCGAGCTGCTCAGGGGTAAGGCCGGAAGGGCTTTCGGTCACATGGCTGGCTTCATGATGACCCAGAAGGGCATTCCCAGCACTTACAACAAGGATCTTCAGGAGAGCTGGGAGCCCATGCTCGACCACGTCAAGACGGTTTCTGACAGCATCCAAATTGCAAACGGTGTCCTGGCTACCCTCAGCATCCAGCccgagaagatgaaggagtCCCTTGACCCCTTCATGCTCGCCACCGACCTTGCCGACTACCTGGTTCGCAAGGGTGTTCCGTTCCGCGAGACTCACCACATCTCTGGCCGCTGCGTTGCCCTCTCGGAGCAGACCGGTATTCCCATGGACAAGCTTTCATATGAGCAGCTCAAGGGTATCGATGCCCGCTTCGAGGAGGATATCTCCAAGGTGTTCGACTATGAGAAGAGCGTTGAGATGCGCTCTGCCAAGGGTGGCACCAGCAAGGCTTGCGTCCAGGAGCAAATCCAGGTTCTCAAGTCTATGATTGCCTAG
- a CDS encoding retinol dehydrogenase 13, which translates to MTSHPEFNERTTGTEVASVFADQIRGKTILITGISPKGIGASTALAFASQSPALLILASRTKSKLEAVAEQIRTKFPSCHTNTRIELVSLDLSSQSSIRQAVTDITRLLIGGNKLDILINNAAINTTTRQTTPDDGLGLELTFGTNHIGTFLFTNLLLRNNLLSPPPPPPARIITVSSAGHRLSPMRFSDYNFSHPEKEVPAEEDYLKPLPGAFAKCTEDGYNGMVTYGQSKTANILFTLYLQKRLKGRRRGVGAYSLHPGTIETELGRDQDPEVKQEFHKIEAYWKSLDEGCATTMVAALDPALDETKGLYLVDCQISDPHPHAQDEVAAERLWKLSEEIVGEKFTLEDF; encoded by the exons ATGACTTCCCACCCGGAATTCAATGAGCGGACAACAGGCACCGAGGTAGCCAGCGTCTTTGCCGATCAGATTCGCGGAAAAACCA TCCTCATCACAGGCATCAGTCCCAAAGGAATCGGGGCATCCACAGCCCTAGCCTTTGCCTCGCAGTCACCCGCTCTCCTGATCCTCGCCTCCCGCACCAAATCCAAACTCGAAGCAGTTGCAGAGCAAATCCGCACCAAATTCCCCTCGTGTCATACCAACACGAGAATCGAACTGGTCTCCCTCGACCTCAGCTCCCAGTCCTCCATCCGTCAAGCCGTCACCGACATCACTCGCTTATTAATTGGCGGTAACAAACTCGacatcctcatcaacaacgccgccatcaacaccaccacccggcAGACCACGCCCGACGACGGGCTTGGGCTCGAGCTAACCTTTGGCACCAACCACATTGGCACTTTTCTGTTTACGAACTTGCTCCTGCGCAACAACTtactatcaccaccaccaccaccaccggcacgCATCATCACCGTCTCCAGCGCAGGCCATCGCTTGTCTCCCATGCGCTTCAGCGACTACAACTTTTCTCACCCAGAAAAGGAAGTCCCGGCTGAGGAGGACTACCTAAAACCGCTACCTGGTGCCTTTGCAAAGTGTACCGAGGACGGATATAACGGGATGGTGACGTATGGACAGTCCAAGACGGCGAATATACTGTTTACGTTGTATTTGCAGAAGAGGTtaaaggggaggaggaggggggtgggggcTTATAGTTTGCATCCGGGGA CTATCGAGACAGAACTGGGAAGGGATCAGGATCCCGAAGTCAAGCAAGAGTTTCATAAGATTGAGGCGTATTGGAAGTCGCTGGATGAGGGGTGTGCGACGACGATGGTTGCGGCGTTGGATCCGGCTTTGGATG AAACCAAAGGATTATACCTGGTGGACTGCCAGATCTCGGATCCACACCCGCATGCCCAAGATGAAGTGGCCGCGGAAAGACTTTGGAAGCTTAGTGAGGAGATTGTTGGGGAAAAGTTTACTTTGGAAGATTTTTag